The Hevea brasiliensis isolate MT/VB/25A 57/8 unplaced genomic scaffold, ASM3005281v1 Scaf47, whole genome shotgun sequence genome has a segment encoding these proteins:
- the LOC110648381 gene encoding uncharacterized protein LOC110648381, whose amino-acid sequence MLPETLWAYRTSKRDATKTSPYALTYGHDAVLPMEIMVPSLRVARQHGLTPDDYTQAMVMELEDLDETRMQALNHMAAQKKKIARIYNNRVRRQTFQEGDIVWKTVLPVGAKSREFGKWSPTWEGPFRVHKVLRGNAYWLSSLAGELHRSTINGRYLKKYVPTMWEMRELQEPGST is encoded by the coding sequence ATGTTACCAGAAACTTTGTGGGCATACAGAACTTCTAAAAGGGATGCCACAAAGACAAGCCCTTATGCTCTTACCTATGGGCACGATGCCGTCTTGCCGATGGAGATTATGGTTCCTTCACTCAGAGTAGCTAGGCAACATGGCCTTACTCCAGATGATTACACTCAGGCCATGGTGATGGAACTTGAAGACCTGGATGAAACCAGGATGCAGGCCCTCAACCACATGGCTGCACAGAAGAAGAAGATAGCTAGGATCTACAATAATAGGGTCCGAAGACAAACCTTTCAAGAAGGAGACATAGTGTGGAAAACGGTGTTACCTGTCGGTGCCAAAAGTAGAGAGTTTGGCAAGTGGTCCCCGACCTGGGAAGGACCATTCCGGGTGCACAAAGTCCTCAGGGGAAACGCCTATTGGTTGTCGAGTCTCGCGGGAGAACTGCACAGAAGTACCATTAATGGGCGTTACCTGAAGAAGTATGTTCCCACTATGTGGGAAATGCGGGAACTACAGGAACCAGGAAGCACCTGA